The Exiguobacterium acetylicum genome includes a window with the following:
- the rplR gene encoding 50S ribosomal protein L18 — MISKADKNATRKKRHGRVRRTIIGTATRPRMNVFRSNKNIYVQVIDDATHATLASASSLDLEKGNTTDAATAVGKLAAERALEKGIETVVFDRGGYLYHGRIKAVAEAAREAGLKF; from the coding sequence ATGATCTCAAAGGCAGATAAAAACGCTACGCGTAAAAAACGTCATGGTCGTGTCCGTCGTACAATCATCGGGACAGCAACACGTCCACGTATGAACGTATTCCGTTCGAACAAGAACATTTACGTACAAGTCATTGACGATGCAACACATGCAACACTCGCATCTGCATCATCACTCGACCTTGAAAAAGGCAACACGACTGACGCTGCAACAGCAGTTGGTAAGCTTGCAGCTGAGCGCGCTCTTGAAAAGGGTATCGAAACAGTCGTTTTCGACCGTGGAGGATATCTCTATCATGGACGTATCAAAGCTGTAGCTGAAGCAGCTCGTGAAGCTGGTCTCAAATTCTAA
- the rpmJ gene encoding 50S ribosomal protein L36 — translation MKVRPSVKPICEKCKVIRRKGKVMVICENPKHKQKQG, via the coding sequence ATGAAAGTAAGACCTTCGGTTAAACCGATCTGTGAAAAATGTAAAGTTATCCGCCGTAAAGGCAAAGTAATGGTTATTTGCGAAAACCCTAAGCATAAACAAAAACAAGGGTAA
- the rplQ gene encoding 50S ribosomal protein L17 — translation MAYSKLGRTSSQRKALLRDLATDLIINERIQTTEQKAKELRPVVEKLITLGKRGDLHARRQVASFVRREAAGQNAEGKAQDAIQKLFADVAPRFAERQGGYTRIMKMGPRRGDGAEMVIIELV, via the coding sequence ATGGCATACTCGAAATTAGGCCGTACAAGCTCACAACGTAAGGCACTTTTGCGTGACCTTGCGACTGATCTCATCATCAATGAGCGTATCCAAACTACAGAACAAAAAGCGAAGGAACTTCGTCCAGTCGTAGAGAAACTCATCACTTTAGGTAAACGCGGTGATCTCCACGCTCGTCGTCAAGTTGCATCGTTCGTTCGCCGTGAAGCTGCTGGTCAAAACGCAGAGGGCAAAGCACAAGACGCGATCCAAAAATTATTCGCTGATGTGGCTCCACGTTTTGCTGAGCGTCAAGGTGGTTACACACGTATCATGAAAATGGGACCACGTCGTGGTGACGGCGCAGAAATGGTCATCATCGAACTCGTTTAA
- a CDS encoding DNA-directed RNA polymerase subunit alpha, with protein sequence MIEIEKPKIETIELSENATFGKFVVEPLERGFGTTLGNSLRRILLSSLPGAAVTAVQIDGVLHEFSTIDGVVEDVTQIILNLKKLALKVYSEEEKTLEIDIQGAGVVTAANITHDSDVEILNPELHIATLAEGASLHMRLTARRGRGYVQAEDNKRDDMPIGVIPIDSIYTPIQRVNYQVEKTRVGQDASFDKLTLDVWTDGSIRPEEAVSLGAKIMTEHLNIFVGLTDEALHAEIMVEKEEDQKEKVLEMTIEELDLSVRSYNCLKRAGINTVQELANKSEDEMMKVRNLGRKSLEEVQAKLDELGLGLRKED encoded by the coding sequence ATGATCGAAATCGAAAAACCGAAGATTGAAACGATCGAGTTAAGCGAGAACGCTACGTTTGGTAAATTCGTAGTTGAGCCGCTTGAGCGTGGATTCGGTACAACGCTTGGTAACTCATTGCGTCGTATCCTATTGTCTTCACTTCCGGGTGCTGCAGTCACTGCAGTCCAAATCGATGGCGTTCTTCATGAGTTCTCGACGATTGATGGCGTTGTAGAAGACGTTACCCAAATCATCTTGAACCTTAAGAAACTCGCCCTCAAAGTGTATTCGGAAGAAGAGAAAACGCTTGAGATCGATATTCAAGGCGCTGGTGTTGTCACTGCTGCGAACATTACGCATGACAGCGACGTCGAAATCCTCAACCCAGAACTTCACATCGCAACGCTTGCAGAAGGTGCATCACTTCATATGCGTCTAACAGCACGCCGTGGTCGTGGGTATGTTCAGGCTGAAGATAACAAACGGGACGATATGCCAATCGGTGTAATCCCAATCGACTCGATTTACACGCCAATTCAACGTGTAAATTATCAAGTTGAAAAAACACGTGTTGGTCAAGATGCGAGCTTCGATAAGTTGACGCTTGATGTTTGGACGGACGGTTCAATCCGCCCTGAAGAAGCAGTGTCACTCGGTGCAAAAATCATGACAGAACACTTAAACATCTTTGTTGGTCTTACGGACGAAGCGCTCCATGCTGAAATCATGGTCGAAAAGGAAGAAGATCAAAAAGAAAAAGTACTCGAAATGACGATCGAAGAACTCGATCTTTCAGTTCGTTCGTACAACTGTTTGAAACGCGCTGGTATCAACACGGTTCAAGAACTCGCGAACAAGAGCGAAGACGAGATGATGAAAGTCCGTAACCTCGGACGTAAATCACTCGAGGAAGTTCAAGCGAAACTCGACGAACTCGGACTAGGCTTGCGCAAAGAAGACTAA
- the rpmD gene encoding 50S ribosomal protein L30, producing the protein MAKLAVTLTRSMIGRPENQRVTTRTLGLRKMHQTVVVPDNAAMRGMINHVSHLVTVKEIQE; encoded by the coding sequence ATGGCGAAACTCGCAGTTACCCTCACACGCAGCATGATCGGTCGTCCGGAGAACCAACGCGTTACTACTCGTACGCTTGGTCTCCGTAAGATGCACCAGACTGTTGTCGTACCTGACAACGCTGCTATGCGTGGGATGATTAACCACGTGTCACACTTAGTGACAGTAAAAGAAATTCAAGAGTAA
- the rpsK gene encoding 30S ribosomal protein S11 encodes MAKRKQNVRSKRKVKKNIESGIVHIRSTFNNTIVTITDVQGNAISWATAGNMGFKGSRKSTPFAAQMASETAAKTAMDNGMRTVEVNVKGPGAGREAAIRALQAIGLEVTAIRDVTPVPHNGCRPPKRRRV; translated from the coding sequence ATGGCAAAACGTAAACAGAACGTTCGTAGTAAACGTAAAGTCAAAAAGAATATTGAGTCTGGTATCGTGCATATCCGTTCAACATTCAACAACACAATCGTTACGATCACTGATGTGCAAGGGAATGCAATCTCTTGGGCAACTGCAGGTAACATGGGCTTCAAAGGCTCACGTAAATCGACTCCTTTCGCTGCACAAATGGCATCTGAAACAGCTGCTAAAACAGCAATGGATAACGGTATGCGTACTGTAGAAGTTAACGTTAAAGGTCCTGGTGCAGGTCGTGAAGCAGCTATCCGTGCTCTTCAAGCGATCGGTCTCGAAGTCACTGCAATCCGTGACGTCACTCCAGTACCACACAACGGTTGCCGCCCTCCAAAACGTCGTCGCGTGTAA
- a CDS encoding adenylate kinase, with product MNLVLMGLPGAGKGTQAAKIIEDYAIPHISTGDMFRAAIKDSTPLGQEAKSYMDKGELVPDEVTIGIVRERLAKEDCANGFLLDGFPRTVKQADALEALLEDLGKQIDHVIHIGVDPEKLVPRLTGRRICPTCGATYHVLYNPPKVEGICDIDGSALVQREDDQEETVRRRLEVNVAQAQPLIDFYAEKGYLRNLDGDRPINDVYSDVQALLGDQ from the coding sequence ATGAATCTAGTATTGATGGGTTTGCCGGGTGCTGGTAAAGGAACGCAAGCTGCGAAAATTATCGAAGATTATGCGATCCCCCACATCTCGACAGGCGACATGTTCCGCGCGGCGATCAAAGATTCGACGCCACTCGGGCAAGAAGCGAAATCATACATGGATAAAGGGGAACTCGTTCCGGACGAAGTCACAATCGGCATCGTACGTGAGCGTCTCGCCAAAGAAGACTGTGCAAATGGTTTTCTCCTTGACGGTTTCCCACGCACAGTGAAACAAGCCGATGCTCTTGAAGCATTACTTGAAGATCTGGGCAAACAAATTGATCACGTCATCCACATCGGTGTGGATCCGGAGAAACTTGTCCCTCGTTTGACGGGTCGCCGGATTTGCCCAACTTGTGGAGCAACGTATCATGTTCTCTATAACCCACCAAAAGTGGAGGGAATCTGTGATATCGACGGATCAGCACTTGTACAACGTGAAGATGACCAAGAGGAGACAGTACGTCGTCGCTTGGAAGTCAACGTCGCACAAGCGCAACCTTTGATTGACTTTTACGCAGAAAAAGGGTATCTTCGTAATTTGGACGGTGATCGTCCAATCAACGATGTATATTCCGATGTTCAGGCACTCCTTGGTGATCAGTAA
- the rpsN gene encoding 30S ribosomal protein S14 → MAKKSMIAREVKRQALVERFAEKRAELKAQGDYIGLSKLPRNSSAVRLHNRCSITGRPHGYIGKFGISRIKFRDLAHKGQIPGVKKASW, encoded by the coding sequence ATGGCTAAGAAATCAATGATCGCACGTGAAGTAAAACGTCAAGCACTCGTTGAGCGCTTCGCAGAAAAACGCGCAGAATTGAAAGCACAAGGCGACTACATCGGCTTGAGCAAACTCCCACGTAACTCTTCAGCGGTTCGTTTACACAACCGTTGTAGTATCACTGGCCGTCCACACGGTTACATTGGTAAATTCGGTATCAGCCGTATTAAGTTCCGTGATCTTGCTCATAAAGGTCAAATCCCTGGTGTTAAAAAAGCAAGCTGGTAA
- the rpsM gene encoding 30S ribosomal protein S13, with protein MARIAGVDIPREKRIVISLTYIYGVGKTTAQKVLKETGISEDTRTRDLTEEQLNQLRDGLDKIKVEGDLRREISLNIKRLIEIGCYRGVRHRRGLPVRGQNTKNNSRTRKGPRRTVANKKK; from the coding sequence ATGGCACGTATTGCTGGTGTAGATATTCCACGTGAGAAACGCATCGTCATCTCACTCACTTACATCTATGGTGTTGGTAAAACGACTGCTCAAAAAGTCTTAAAAGAAACTGGTATCTCTGAAGATACTCGTACTCGCGACTTGACTGAGGAACAATTGAACCAACTTCGTGATGGTTTAGACAAAATCAAAGTTGAGGGTGACCTTCGTCGTGAAATCTCACTCAACATCAAACGTTTGATCGAAATCGGTTGCTACCGTGGTGTTCGTCACCGTCGTGGTCTTCCAGTTCGTGGTCAAAACACTAAAAACAACTCGCGTACTCGTAAAGGCCCACGCCGTACAGTAGCGAACAAGAAGAAGTAA
- the rpsE gene encoding 30S ribosomal protein S5: MRQLEINMDQLEERVVTVNRVAKVVKGGRRFRFAALVVVGDKNGHVGFGTGKAQEVPEAIRKAIEDAKKNMVNVPIVNTTIPHEVNGVFGAGHVFLKPASEGTGVIAGGPVRAVLELAGINDILSKSLGSSTPINMVRATVQGLTSLKRAEEVAKLRGKTVEELRG; encoded by the coding sequence ATGCGCCAGTTAGAAATTAACATGGATCAACTCGAAGAACGCGTTGTTACCGTAAACCGCGTCGCGAAAGTAGTAAAAGGTGGCCGTCGCTTCCGTTTTGCTGCACTCGTCGTCGTTGGTGACAAGAATGGTCACGTAGGTTTCGGTACGGGTAAAGCTCAGGAAGTGCCTGAAGCGATCCGTAAAGCAATCGAAGATGCTAAGAAAAACATGGTTAACGTCCCAATCGTTAACACAACAATTCCACACGAAGTCAACGGTGTATTCGGTGCAGGTCACGTCTTCTTGAAGCCTGCTTCTGAAGGTACTGGAGTCATCGCTGGTGGTCCAGTTCGTGCGGTTCTCGAATTAGCGGGAATCAACGACATTCTTTCAAAATCACTTGGATCAAGCACTCCAATCAACATGGTTCGTGCGACTGTTCAAGGTCTCACATCACTCAAACGTGCTGAAGAAGTTGCGAAACTCCGCGGTAAAACCGTCGAAGAACTTCGCGGTTAA
- the map gene encoding type I methionyl aminopeptidase, protein MIITKAPREIDIMRKAGQIVARTHKELQAHIRPGITTGQLDAIAERYIRSQGATPSFKGYNGFTGSICASVNEELVHGIPGDRVLQDGDIISIDIGAEYNGYHGDSAWTYPVGTISEETKRLLDVTEESLYKGLERAKAGVHLTDISHAIQSHVEAANFSVVREYVGHGVGQNLHEDPQIPHYGPPGKGPRLKTGMTLAIEPMVNVGKRYVRTLSDNWTVVTVDGSMCAHFEHTIAITDDGYEILTVDAE, encoded by the coding sequence ATGATCATCACGAAAGCGCCGCGTGAAATCGACATCATGCGTAAAGCAGGACAAATCGTCGCCCGGACGCATAAGGAGCTCCAAGCTCACATTCGTCCTGGTATCACGACGGGGCAACTCGACGCGATCGCTGAACGCTATATTCGAAGTCAAGGGGCAACACCATCGTTTAAAGGGTATAATGGTTTCACGGGTAGCATCTGTGCTTCCGTGAACGAAGAGCTTGTCCATGGTATTCCGGGAGATCGTGTACTTCAGGACGGTGACATCATCTCGATTGACATCGGAGCAGAGTACAATGGGTATCACGGAGATTCAGCCTGGACATATCCGGTAGGTACAATCTCTGAAGAGACGAAGCGGTTACTTGACGTAACTGAAGAATCTCTGTATAAAGGATTGGAGCGCGCCAAAGCTGGCGTGCACCTGACAGATATTTCGCATGCGATTCAGTCACATGTTGAAGCAGCGAATTTTTCTGTAGTCCGCGAATATGTGGGCCACGGCGTGGGACAAAATTTGCATGAAGATCCGCAAATTCCACATTATGGACCACCGGGGAAAGGGCCGCGCCTGAAAACCGGCATGACACTGGCAATTGAGCCAATGGTCAATGTCGGGAAACGCTATGTTCGCACACTATCCGACAATTGGACGGTAGTGACGGTGGACGGTAGCATGTGCGCCCACTTTGAGCACACCATCGCCATCACAGACGACGGCTACGAGATCTTAACGGTCGATGCAGAGTGA
- the rpsH gene encoding 30S ribosomal protein S8, with product MVMTDPIADMLTRIRNANMVRHEKLEMPASTIKREVAEILKREGFIRDVEYLEDSKQGTLRVFLKYGASNERVITGLKRISKPGLRVYAKADEIPKVLGGLGIAIVSTSKGVMTDKEARQQKVGGEVIAYIW from the coding sequence ATGGTTATGACAGATCCGATTGCAGATATGCTTACACGCATTCGTAATGCAAACATGGTTCGCCATGAGAAGTTGGAAATGCCAGCTTCTACAATCAAACGTGAAGTCGCTGAAATCCTCAAACGTGAAGGTTTCATCCGCGATGTTGAATATCTCGAGGACAGCAAACAAGGTACGCTCCGCGTATTCCTTAAATACGGCGCAAGCAACGAGCGCGTTATCACTGGACTCAAACGTATCTCGAAACCAGGTCTTCGCGTTTACGCGAAAGCTGATGAAATCCCGAAAGTACTCGGTGGTCTCGGAATCGCTATCGTTTCAACATCTAAAGGTGTAATGACTGACAAAGAAGCTCGCCAACAAAAAGTCGGCGGCGAAGTGATCGCATACATCTGGTAA
- a CDS encoding energy-coupling factor ABC transporter ATP-binding protein, protein MNKLIELEQVTYRYPEQEQAALQEVSLTLRSGEWVAIVGHNGSGKSTLTKLFNGLLLPETGTVTVAERFSSANPEQLWEMRRAIGIVFQNPDNQFVGTTVRDDVAFALENWGVPREEMVRRIDDSLARVGLTDFVDREPHQLSGGQKQRVAIASALAMRPDVLVLDEATSMLDPLARQEVMSTVQELHATHPMAVIAITHELDEVLRASRVIVMDAGKIVLEGSPQEVFRHTSFLEDIGLDVPFVVRVQERLRAQGLSLEETILDERELVNRLCQS, encoded by the coding sequence ATGAACAAGCTGATTGAACTGGAACAGGTCACCTATCGGTATCCGGAACAGGAACAAGCAGCCTTACAAGAAGTCTCTCTGACGCTTCGTTCTGGTGAATGGGTCGCCATCGTTGGTCACAACGGCTCTGGAAAATCAACGCTGACGAAATTGTTTAATGGATTATTGTTACCAGAGACAGGAACCGTTACGGTTGCTGAGCGCTTTTCAAGTGCGAATCCGGAGCAACTGTGGGAGATGCGCCGAGCAATCGGAATCGTCTTCCAAAATCCAGATAATCAATTCGTTGGCACGACCGTGCGCGACGACGTGGCATTCGCCTTAGAAAACTGGGGGGTACCACGCGAGGAAATGGTTCGTCGTATCGACGACAGTCTAGCGCGCGTTGGCCTTACGGATTTTGTTGATCGGGAACCCCATCAACTATCCGGCGGACAGAAGCAGCGTGTCGCAATCGCTTCGGCGCTTGCGATGCGCCCTGATGTTCTCGTGCTTGATGAAGCCACATCAATGCTTGATCCATTAGCACGGCAAGAGGTCATGTCGACCGTTCAGGAACTCCATGCGACCCACCCAATGGCGGTCATCGCGATTACACACGAATTAGACGAAGTATTACGGGCTAGTCGTGTCATCGTAATGGATGCCGGGAAAATCGTATTAGAAGGATCCCCTCAGGAAGTCTTTCGTCATACATCGTTCTTAGAAGACATCGGACTCGATGTTCCATTCGTTGTTCGGGTACAAGAACGCTTACGGGCGCAAGGTCTCTCACTCGAGGAGACGATACTAGATGAAAGAGAATTGGTGAACCGTTTATGCCAATCTTAA
- the rplF gene encoding 50S ribosomal protein L6 yields the protein MSRIGKKPVVIPAGVTVTVENNTVTVKGPKGELTREFSPAMAINVEGNELTVTRPNDEKASRTIHGTTRALIANMVEGVNNGFAKTLDIQGVGYRAQKQGNKIVLNLGYSHPIEYTPEQGIEVEVPTNTQLIVRGISKERVGHVAALIRSYRQPEPYKGKGIRYSDEVVRRKEGKTGK from the coding sequence ATGTCACGTATTGGTAAAAAGCCAGTCGTCATCCCAGCAGGCGTTACAGTAACAGTTGAAAACAACACGGTTACGGTAAAAGGTCCTAAAGGGGAACTCACACGCGAGTTCAGCCCAGCTATGGCGATCAACGTAGAAGGTAATGAATTGACTGTCACTCGTCCGAACGACGAGAAAGCAAGCCGTACGATCCACGGAACGACTCGTGCGCTTATCGCGAACATGGTCGAAGGTGTAAACAACGGTTTCGCTAAGACACTCGATATCCAAGGTGTTGGTTACCGTGCACAAAAGCAAGGTAACAAAATCGTACTCAACCTCGGTTACTCACACCCAATCGAGTACACTCCGGAACAAGGCATCGAAGTCGAAGTTCCTACGAATACGCAACTCATCGTTCGCGGAATCAGCAAAGAACGTGTTGGTCACGTCGCTGCATTGATCCGTTCGTACCGTCAGCCTGAGCCGTACAAAGGTAAAGGTATTCGTTACAGTGATGAAGTCGTTCGTCGTAAAGAAGGTAAAACAGGTAAGTAA
- the secY gene encoding preprotein translocase subunit SecY yields MFQAISNMWRVADIRRRILFTLAMVIVFRIGAHIPVPMVNTEVFKIDQNGILGFLNSFGGNALQNFSLFAMGIMPYITASIVVQLLQMDVVPKFAEWAKQGEAGRKKLATVTRYGTIVLGLVQAFGIALGFNRIYPGLVDEQFGTWTYVMIALVLTAGTAFLMFIGELITEKGIGNGISMIIFAGIVAGFPNAFRQIYETKLQNAGDALFVNVLYIVLLLLIMIAVIVGVIYVQQAARKIPIQYAKRTVNRTPVGGQSAHLPIKLNAAGVIPVIFAVSFMVTPPTIASFFASPETATKIRDIFDYTSPIGMSIYVALIIAFSYFYTFVQVNPEQMAENLQKQGGYIPGIRPGKQTEQYITKILYRLTFFGSLFLAVIAVTPTFFIKFAGLPNSVQIGGTSLLIVIGVGLETMKQIESQLVKRHYKGFIR; encoded by the coding sequence ATGTTTCAAGCGATCTCCAATATGTGGCGCGTAGCTGACATTCGTCGGCGCATTCTCTTTACCTTGGCAATGGTCATCGTGTTCCGGATCGGAGCACATATCCCAGTGCCAATGGTAAACACGGAAGTGTTCAAGATCGACCAGAATGGTATTCTTGGTTTCTTGAACTCGTTCGGTGGGAATGCTTTGCAGAATTTCTCACTCTTTGCGATGGGAATCATGCCGTATATCACGGCCTCGATCGTTGTCCAACTCTTACAGATGGACGTTGTTCCAAAGTTTGCCGAATGGGCAAAACAAGGAGAGGCGGGCCGTAAGAAGTTAGCAACGGTAACGCGCTATGGAACGATCGTACTCGGCTTAGTCCAAGCGTTTGGAATCGCGCTTGGATTTAACCGTATCTACCCAGGTCTTGTCGACGAACAGTTCGGCACCTGGACATACGTTATGATTGCACTCGTATTGACAGCGGGAACAGCATTCTTGATGTTCATCGGTGAACTCATCACGGAGAAGGGCATTGGTAACGGGATATCAATGATCATCTTCGCTGGGATCGTCGCGGGCTTCCCGAATGCATTCCGCCAGATTTACGAAACGAAGCTCCAAAATGCAGGGGATGCTTTGTTTGTAAACGTGCTTTATATCGTACTTTTACTTTTAATCATGATCGCGGTCATCGTCGGAGTCATCTATGTCCAGCAAGCTGCACGTAAGATTCCGATTCAGTACGCTAAGCGTACGGTGAACCGGACACCAGTTGGCGGTCAATCGGCACACTTGCCGATCAAATTGAACGCTGCCGGTGTTATTCCAGTCATCTTCGCGGTGTCGTTCATGGTGACGCCACCAACGATTGCGAGTTTCTTTGCAAGTCCGGAAACGGCAACGAAGATCCGTGACATTTTCGACTATACGAGTCCAATCGGTATGTCGATTTATGTGGCACTGATCATCGCGTTCTCGTACTTCTACACATTCGTTCAGGTTAACCCAGAACAAATGGCAGAGAACCTTCAAAAACAAGGCGGATACATTCCTGGTATTCGTCCTGGTAAGCAAACGGAGCAGTACATCACGAAGATTCTATACCGTCTGACATTCTTCGGTTCACTCTTCCTCGCTGTCATCGCGGTGACGCCGACATTCTTCATTAAGTTTGCTGGCTTACCGAACTCGGTGCAGATTGGTGGAACGAGCTTGCTGATCGTCATCGGTGTAGGACTAGAAACGATGAAACAGATTGAAAGCCAATTGGTTAAACGACACTACAAAGGCTTTATCCGATAA
- the rplO gene encoding 50S ribosomal protein L15, producing MKLHELKPAAGSRSERNRVGRGMSSGNGKTSGRGHKGQKARSGGGVRPGFEGGQNPLYRRLPKRGFNNPTRKEFAVINLDTLNRFEEGTEITPELLVETRTVKGMKDGVKILSNGKIEKKLTVKAHKFSEAAKQAIEAAGGTVEVI from the coding sequence ATGAAACTCCATGAATTGAAACCAGCTGCTGGTTCACGTTCAGAACGCAACCGTGTAGGTCGCGGTATGTCTTCTGGTAACGGTAAGACTTCTGGCCGTGGTCACAAAGGTCAAAAAGCTCGTTCAGGCGGTGGTGTTCGTCCAGGTTTCGAAGGTGGACAAAACCCACTTTACCGTCGTTTACCAAAACGCGGCTTCAACAACCCAACTCGTAAAGAGTTCGCGGTCATTAACCTTGACACACTCAACCGTTTTGAAGAAGGAACTGAAATCACTCCAGAACTTCTTGTCGAGACTCGTACAGTCAAAGGCATGAAAGACGGCGTTAAGATCCTTTCTAACGGTAAGATCGAAAAGAAACTAACAGTTAAAGCTCATAAGTTCTCCGAAGCTGCGAAGCAAGCGATCGAAGCTGCCGGCGGTACGGTTGAGGTGATCTAA
- the infA gene encoding translation initiation factor IF-1, whose protein sequence is MAKQDVIEVEGTVIEPLPNAMFKVELENGHTVLAHVSGKIRMHFIRILPGDKVTVELSPYDLTRGRITYRFK, encoded by the coding sequence ATGGCGAAACAAGATGTAATCGAAGTGGAAGGTACGGTTATCGAGCCGCTTCCAAACGCGATGTTTAAGGTGGAGTTAGAAAACGGCCACACGGTCCTCGCGCACGTCTCAGGAAAAATTCGGATGCACTTCATTCGAATCTTGCCAGGAGATAAAGTAACGGTTGAGTTGTCACCATACGACTTGACTCGCGGACGGATCACATACCGTTTCAAATAA